One Pseudomonas ekonensis DNA window includes the following coding sequences:
- the ruvX gene encoding Holliday junction resolvase RuvX translates to MALRLILGFDYGTRSIGVAVGQVITGQARELCTLRAQNGVPDWNQVEALIKEWKPDAVVVGLPLNMDGTPSEMCERAEKFGRRLNGRYNLPFYTHDERLTTFEAKGERMARGGQKGSYRDNPVDAIAAALLLQGWLDENTALFES, encoded by the coding sequence ATGGCTTTGCGCCTTATCCTCGGCTTCGACTACGGCACCCGCTCGATCGGCGTGGCGGTCGGCCAGGTCATCACCGGCCAGGCCCGCGAGCTGTGCACCCTGAGGGCGCAGAACGGGGTGCCCGACTGGAACCAGGTCGAGGCCCTGATCAAGGAATGGAAACCCGACGCCGTGGTGGTCGGCCTGCCGCTGAACATGGACGGCACGCCCAGCGAGATGTGCGAGCGCGCCGAGAAGTTCGGCCGCCGCCTCAACGGCCGCTACAACCTGCCCTTCTATACCCACGACGAACGCCTGACCACCTTCGAGGCCAAGGGCGAGCGCATGGCCCGCGGCGGTCAGAAGGGCAGCTACCGCGACAACCCGGTGGACGCCATCGCCGCCGCCCTGCTGCTGCAGGGCTGGCTCGACGAAAACACCGCATTGTTTGAATCCTGA
- a CDS encoding YqgE/AlgH family protein: MKNVSPSYLKHHFLIAMPHMADPNFAHTLTYIVEHTANGAMGLVVNRPQELNLADILEQLRPDIEPPARCQHVPIYIGGPVQTDRGFVLHPAGQTFQATVELDGHLALSTSQDVLFAIADGVGPQQSLITLGYAGWEAGQLEAELADNAWLTCPYDADVLFNTRSDLRLEAAAKHLGINLSLLTSQAGHA, encoded by the coding sequence ATGAAAAACGTCAGCCCCAGCTACCTCAAGCATCACTTCCTGATCGCCATGCCGCACATGGCCGACCCCAACTTTGCCCACACCTTGACCTACATCGTCGAGCACACGGCCAATGGCGCCATGGGGCTGGTGGTGAACCGACCGCAGGAGCTGAACCTGGCCGACATCCTGGAGCAGTTGCGTCCGGACATCGAGCCGCCGGCGCGCTGCCAGCACGTGCCGATCTACATCGGCGGCCCGGTGCAGACCGACCGCGGCTTCGTCCTGCACCCGGCGGGCCAGACCTTCCAGGCCACGGTCGAGCTGGACGGCCACCTGGCGCTGTCCACCTCCCAGGACGTGCTGTTCGCCATCGCCGACGGCGTCGGCCCGCAACAGAGCCTGATCACCCTGGGCTACGCCGGCTGGGAAGCGGGGCAGCTTGAGGCCGAACTGGCCGACAACGCCTGGCTGACCTGCCCGTACGACGCCGACGTCCTGTTCAACACCCGCAGCGACCTGCGCCTGGAAGCCGCCGCCAAGCACCTGGGCATCAACCTGAGCCTGTTGACCAGCCAGGCGGGGCACGCCTGA
- a CDS encoding energy transducer TonB — translation MTLPSDLPVELAHTGVRPVDRLGFTLFLAALIHLALLLGVGFTMVEPKQISKTLEITLATFKSEKKPAKADFLAQENQEGSGTLDKKAIPKTTEVAPFQDNQVKKITPPPAAKAEVKEAAPKAAVTTVAPKPQKAPTKKEETRTETRPAVDAPTFDSSQLSSDIASLEAELAHEQQLYAKRPRIHRLSAASTMRDKGAWYKDEWRKKVERIGNLNYPDEARRQQIYGNLRLMVSINRDGSLYEVMVLESSGQPLLDQAAQRIVRLAAPFAPFTGDLSDIDRLEIIRTWKFARGDRLSSN, via the coding sequence ATGACACTTCCGTCCGATCTGCCCGTAGAACTCGCCCACACCGGCGTGCGTCCGGTCGATCGCCTCGGATTTACCCTGTTCCTGGCGGCGCTGATCCATTTGGCGCTGCTGCTGGGCGTGGGCTTCACCATGGTCGAGCCCAAGCAGATCAGCAAGACCCTGGAAATCACCCTCGCCACCTTCAAGAGCGAGAAGAAGCCCGCCAAGGCGGATTTCCTCGCCCAGGAAAACCAGGAAGGCAGCGGTACGCTGGACAAGAAGGCGATTCCCAAGACCACCGAGGTCGCGCCGTTCCAGGACAACCAGGTCAAGAAGATCACCCCGCCGCCCGCCGCCAAGGCCGAGGTGAAGGAAGCCGCGCCCAAGGCCGCCGTGACCACGGTCGCGCCGAAACCGCAGAAGGCGCCGACCAAAAAGGAAGAGACCAGGACCGAGACCCGGCCGGCGGTCGACGCGCCGACGTTCGACAGCTCGCAGCTGTCCAGCGACATCGCCAGCCTGGAGGCGGAACTGGCCCACGAACAGCAGCTGTACGCCAAGCGCCCGCGGATCCACCGCCTGAGCGCCGCCTCGACCATGCGCGACAAGGGCGCCTGGTACAAGGACGAATGGCGCAAGAAGGTCGAGCGCATCGGCAACCTCAACTACCCCGACGAAGCACGGCGCCAGCAGATCTACGGCAACCTGCGGCTGATGGTGTCGATCAACCGCGACGGCTCGCTGTATGAGGTGATGGTGCTGGAGTCCTCCGGCCAGCCGCTGCTGGACCAGGCCGCCCAGCGCATCGTCCGCCTGGCCGCGCCGTTTGCGCCGTTCACCGGCGACCTGTCGGACATCGACCGGCTGGAAATCATCCGCACCTGGAAATTCGCCCGGGGCGACCGCCTGTCCAGCAACTGA
- the gshB gene encoding glutathione synthase — MSVRVGIVMDPIASISYKKDSSLAMLLAAQKRGWELFYMEQRDLYQAEGQARARMKPLKVFADPQKWFELGQEQDSLLSDLNVILMRKDPPFDMEFVYSTYLLEQAESAGVLVVNKPQSLRDCNEKLFATLFPQCTPPTVVSRRADVLREFAARHGDVILKPLDGMGGTSIFRHRAGDPNLSVILETLTALGTQQIMGQAYLPAIKDGDKRILMIDGEPVDYCLARIPAQGETRGNLAAGGRGEARPLTDKDRWIAAQVGPTLRAKGLLFVGLDVIGEHLTEINVTSPTCIREIDNAFGTDIGGLLMEVIEGKLQAVSGKR, encoded by the coding sequence ATGAGCGTTCGCGTCGGGATTGTGATGGACCCCATCGCCAGCATCTCCTATAAAAAGGATAGCTCGCTGGCCATGCTGCTGGCCGCGCAGAAACGCGGCTGGGAACTGTTCTACATGGAGCAGCGCGACCTGTACCAGGCCGAAGGCCAGGCCCGGGCGCGGATGAAGCCCCTGAAGGTGTTCGCCGACCCGCAGAAGTGGTTCGAGCTGGGCCAGGAGCAGGATTCGCTCCTCAGCGACCTGAACGTGATCCTGATGCGCAAGGATCCGCCGTTCGACATGGAGTTCGTCTACTCCACCTACCTGCTCGAGCAGGCCGAAAGCGCCGGCGTGCTGGTGGTCAACAAGCCGCAGAGCCTGCGCGACTGCAACGAGAAGCTGTTCGCCACGCTGTTCCCGCAGTGCACGCCGCCGACCGTGGTCAGCCGCCGCGCCGACGTGCTGCGCGAGTTCGCCGCCCGGCATGGCGACGTGATCCTCAAGCCGCTGGACGGCATGGGCGGCACGTCGATCTTCCGCCACCGCGCGGGCGACCCGAACCTGTCGGTGATCCTGGAGACCCTGACCGCCCTCGGCACCCAGCAGATCATGGGCCAGGCGTACCTTCCGGCCATCAAGGACGGCGACAAGCGCATCCTGATGATTGACGGCGAGCCGGTGGACTACTGCCTGGCGCGGATCCCGGCCCAGGGCGAGACCCGCGGCAACCTGGCGGCCGGCGGCCGGGGCGAAGCCCGCCCGTTGACCGACAAGGACCGCTGGATCGCCGCCCAGGTCGGCCCGACCCTGCGCGCCAAGGGCCTGCTGTTCGTCGGCCTGGACGTGATCGGCGAGCACCTGACCGAGATCAACGTCACCAGCCCGACCTGCATCCGCGAAATCGACAACGCCTTCGGCACCGACATCGGCGGGCTGCTGATGGAGGTGATCGAAGGTAAGCTGCAAGCGGTAAGCGGTAAGCGGTGA
- the pilG gene encoding twitching motility response regulator PilG has translation MEQQSSALKVMVIDDSKTIRRTAETLLKNAGCDVITAVDGFEALAKIVDNHPDIVFVDIMMPRLDGYQTCALIKNNSAFKATPVIMLSSRDGLFDKAKGRIVGSDQFLTKPFSKEELLDAIAAHVPGFAAVLQ, from the coding sequence ATGGAACAGCAGTCCAGCGCCTTGAAGGTCATGGTGATCGACGACTCGAAAACGATTCGCCGCACCGCCGAGACCTTGCTGAAAAACGCAGGGTGCGACGTCATCACGGCGGTCGACGGTTTCGAGGCATTGGCCAAGATCGTCGACAACCATCCGGACATCGTTTTCGTGGACATCATGATGCCGCGTCTGGATGGTTATCAGACCTGCGCTTTAATCAAGAACAACAGCGCGTTCAAGGCGACGCCGGTGATCATGCTGTCGTCCCGCGACGGGCTGTTCGACAAGGCCAAGGGGCGGATCGTCGGCTCCGACCAATTCCTGACCAAGCCGTTCAGCAAGGAAGAGCTGCTCGACGCGATAGCGGCCCATGTGCCGGGCTTTGCCGCAGTGCTGCAGTGA
- the pilH gene encoding twitching motility response regulator PilH, translating into MARILIVDDSPTEMYKLTGMLEKHGHEVLKAENGADGVALARQEKPDAVLMDIVMPGLNGFQATRQLTKDAETSHIPVIIITTKDQETDKVWGTRQGAKDYLTKPVEEDTLIKTLNNVLAG; encoded by the coding sequence ATGGCTCGTATCCTGATCGTCGATGATTCGCCGACCGAAATGTACAAACTGACCGGCATGCTGGAAAAGCACGGCCATGAGGTGCTCAAGGCCGAAAACGGCGCCGACGGCGTGGCCCTGGCCCGTCAGGAGAAGCCTGACGCGGTGCTGATGGACATCGTCATGCCCGGGCTCAACGGCTTCCAGGCCACCCGCCAGTTGACCAAGGATGCCGAGACCAGCCATATCCCGGTGATCATCATCACCACCAAGGACCAGGAGACCGACAAGGTCTGGGGCACCCGCCAGGGCGCGAAGGACTACCTGACCAAGCCGGTCGAGGAAGACACCCTGATCAAGACCCTGAACAACGTGCTGGCCGGTTGA
- a CDS encoding chemotaxis protein CheW: MSGSLTAFELLWQMDQRCRSLAAQLPSPPPSRDLWSGIGFRLGEHWYVTPMGEIGEVLPEPRFTQLPGVKPWVKGVANLRGRLLPVMDLCGFFGHELSPLRKQRRVLVVEHREVFAGLLVDEVFGLQHFEQDSFEPLPISERQGAKAGFLKGHFRREQDWRVFSLFALAQSPGFMNIAI; encoded by the coding sequence ATGAGCGGGTCGCTGACCGCGTTCGAGCTGCTGTGGCAGATGGATCAGCGCTGCCGGTCGCTGGCGGCGCAGTTGCCGTCGCCGCCGCCCAGCCGGGACCTGTGGAGCGGCATCGGCTTCCGCCTGGGCGAGCACTGGTACGTGACGCCCATGGGCGAGATCGGCGAAGTGCTTCCCGAACCGCGCTTCACCCAGTTGCCGGGGGTCAAGCCGTGGGTCAAGGGCGTCGCCAACCTGCGCGGGCGGCTGTTGCCGGTCATGGACCTGTGCGGTTTCTTCGGCCACGAGCTGTCGCCGTTGCGCAAGCAGCGGCGGGTGCTGGTGGTGGAGCACCGGGAGGTGTTCGCCGGGCTGCTGGTCGATGAGGTCTTCGGGCTGCAGCATTTCGAGCAGGACAGCTTCGAGCCGCTGCCGATCAGCGAGCGGCAGGGCGCCAAGGCCGGGTTTCTCAAGGGGCACTTCCGGCGCGAACAGGACTGGCGGGTGTTCAGCCTGTTTGCCCTGGCGCAGTCCCCGGGTTTCATGAACATCGCAATATAG
- a CDS encoding methyl-accepting chemotaxis protein gives MTKAKPGMPAEGSRSRSQIIVLFIALIVFIMLLFANFAYLNTQANYDKQYIGHAGELRVLSQRIAKNATEAAAGKAAAFKLLSDARNDFAQRWGYLKKGDAATGLPPAPSTVRPEMRAVQLDWERLLKNTDAILSSEQTVLSLHQVAATLAETVPQLQIEYEKVVDILLQRGAPAGQVAMAQRQSLLAERILGAVNTVLSGDENSQQAADAFGRDATRFGQVLNGMLQGNPSLKISQVEDRDARARLGEIAELFQFVSGSVDEILETSPELFKVRESATNIFSLSQTLLDEASHLASRFENLAGGRSTDTIGGYVLGLLALASIILIGMVMVRETNRQLRETAEKNERNQNAIMRLLDEIEDLADGDLTVTASVTEDFTGTIADSINYSVDQLRDLVATINLTAGQVAAAVQETQATAIHLAQASEHQAQQIAEASNAISDMAQSIDQVSANAAESSAVAERSVDIANKGNEVVHNTIHGMDNIREQIQDTAKRIKRLGESSQEIGDIVSLIDDIADQTNILALNAAIQASMAGDAGRGFAVVADEVQRLAERSSAATRQIETLVRAIQADTNEAVISMEQTTTEVVRGARLAQDAGVALEEIEGVSKTLAALIQSISNAAQQQTSSAGQISLTMNVIKQITSQTSSGSTATADSIGNLAKMASQLRRSVSGFTLPATPAPATDKA, from the coding sequence ATGACAAAAGCAAAACCAGGCATGCCCGCAGAAGGCTCGCGCAGCCGCTCGCAGATCATCGTGCTGTTCATCGCGCTGATCGTGTTCATCATGCTGCTGTTCGCCAACTTCGCGTACCTCAACACCCAGGCCAACTACGACAAGCAGTACATCGGCCACGCCGGGGAGCTGCGGGTGCTGTCCCAGCGCATCGCCAAGAACGCCACCGAAGCCGCCGCCGGCAAGGCCGCCGCGTTCAAGCTGCTGAGCGATGCGCGCAACGACTTCGCCCAGCGCTGGGGCTACCTGAAGAAGGGCGACGCCGCCACCGGCCTGCCGCCCGCGCCGTCTACCGTGCGCCCGGAGATGCGCGCCGTGCAGCTGGACTGGGAGCGCCTGCTGAAGAACACCGACGCCATCCTTTCCAGCGAACAGACCGTGCTGTCCCTGCACCAGGTGGCGGCGACCCTGGCCGAAACCGTGCCGCAACTGCAGATCGAGTACGAAAAGGTCGTGGATATCCTGCTCCAGCGCGGCGCCCCGGCGGGGCAGGTCGCGATGGCCCAGCGCCAGTCGCTGCTGGCGGAGCGGATCCTGGGGGCGGTCAACACCGTGCTGTCCGGCGACGAGAACTCGCAGCAGGCCGCCGATGCCTTCGGCCGCGACGCCACCCGGTTCGGCCAGGTGCTCAACGGCATGCTCCAGGGCAACCCTTCGCTGAAGATCAGCCAGGTCGAGGACCGCGACGCCCGGGCGCGGCTGGGCGAGATCGCCGAGCTGTTCCAGTTCGTTTCCGGCTCGGTGGACGAGATCCTCGAAACCTCGCCGGAGCTGTTCAAGGTGCGCGAGTCGGCCACCAACATCTTCAGCCTGTCGCAGACCCTGCTCGACGAAGCCTCGCACCTGGCCAGCCGCTTCGAGAACCTGGCCGGCGGGCGCAGCACCGACACCATCGGCGGCTATGTGCTGGGCCTGCTGGCGCTGGCCTCGATCATCCTGATCGGCATGGTCATGGTGCGCGAGACAAACCGCCAGTTGCGCGAGACCGCCGAGAAGAACGAACGCAACCAGAACGCGATCATGCGCCTGCTCGACGAGATCGAAGACCTGGCCGACGGCGACCTCACAGTGACCGCCTCGGTGACCGAGGACTTCACCGGCACCATCGCCGACTCCATCAACTATTCCGTCGACCAGTTGCGCGACCTGGTGGCGACCATCAACCTCACCGCCGGCCAGGTCGCCGCCGCGGTGCAGGAGACCCAGGCCACCGCGATCCACCTGGCCCAGGCCTCGGAACATCAGGCCCAGCAGATCGCCGAAGCCTCCAACGCGATCAGCGACATGGCCCAGTCCATCGACCAGGTGTCGGCCAACGCCGCCGAGTCGTCGGCGGTGGCCGAGCGTTCGGTGGACATCGCCAACAAGGGCAACGAGGTGGTGCACAACACCATCCACGGCATGGACAACATCCGCGAGCAGATCCAGGACACCGCCAAGCGGATCAAGCGCCTGGGCGAGTCGTCCCAGGAAATCGGCGACATCGTCAGCCTGATCGACGACATCGCCGACCAGACCAACATCCTCGCGCTCAACGCTGCGATCCAGGCCTCGATGGCCGGTGACGCCGGGCGCGGCTTCGCGGTGGTCGCCGATGAGGTGCAGCGCCTGGCCGAGCGTTCCTCCGCCGCCACCCGGCAGATCGAGACGCTGGTGCGGGCGATCCAGGCCGACACCAACGAAGCGGTCATCTCCATGGAGCAGACCACCACCGAAGTGGTGCGCGGCGCACGCCTGGCGCAGGACGCCGGGGTGGCCCTGGAAGAGATCGAAGGCGTGTCCAAGACCCTCGCCGCGCTGATCCAGAGCATTTCCAACGCGGCGCAGCAGCAGACTTCGTCGGCCGGGCAGATCTCCCTGACGATGAACGTGATCAAGCAGATCACCTCGCAGACCTCGTCCGGCTCCACCGCCACCGCCGACAGCATCGGCAACCTGGCGAAAATGGCCAGCCAGCTGCGCCGTTCGGTGTCCGGCTTCACCTTGCCGGCGACGCCGGCGCCGGCAACGGACAAAGCGTGA